The window TATAGCACAGACTCATAAGACACTTAGACCATATTTGATTGAAGAGGCGTATGAGGTGCTTGATGCCATAGATGGTGGAAATGACGAAGAGCTTGCCGAGGAGCTTGGTGATATCCTTCTTCAGGTAGTATTTCATTCACAGATTGCTGCTGAGAGAAAGGCCTTCACGATTACGGATGTTGTAAGGTTACTAATAGATAAGCTCGTGAGAAGGCACCCCCATGTCTTTTCCGATTCAAAGGGTTATTCTTATCGCCAGTGGGAAGAAATAAAAGCGAAGGAAAAGGGAGTAGACTCAACTGAGAGTTCCTCTATTGGTAAGATCAACAAGGCACTTCCGGCACTGAGTCTGGCTCGTAGGGTTCAGGAGAATGCTTCGGTCGTAGGTTTTGATTGGGATGAGATAAGCGGCCCACGCAACAAGGTAAACGAAGAGATAGAAGAGCTAGACTGTGCTATAAAGGGAAAGGATAAGAAGAAAATTGAAGAGGAAGTCGGAGATCTTCTCTTTACGATTGCAAATCTATCGAGATTCCTTGATGTGGATCCTGAATTGGCTTTAAAGAGATCAACTGAGAAATTTGTGAACCGTTTTCGAGATATGGAGAGTCATATTGAGAAGTACGGTCTGGAAATTGAAAGCATGACCATAGATGAGCTCAATCACCTGTGGGAAAAAGCGAAGGAGGGTACAAATTGAAGAAGCTGCTAATCGCTGCCCTGATGATTATGTTATTTGTTGTAACAGCGCTTGCACAGACAGAGGAGTTATCTGAAAGTGGGATAGCCGCCAAGGTAAATGGCGAGGTTATCACCATGGATGCTTTCCTTTCGAAAGTTTTGCCCAACTATACTGAGATATCAAAGAGGATTGAAGAGGTTGACCCTCTCTTTTCAGAGATGCTTCTGAATACTGAAGCCGGCCAGAAATTACTGGAGGAATACGAAAGAAATTCTCTGGAGGCTCTGATCGAAGAGACGCTTATTATTCAGTATGCTAGGGAAGCTGGAATAGAAGCCGACACCGAGGTTCTGAGAGGCGTTGTCAACAAATCAATCATGGATACTCTCACAGAATTAGCTATTGAAAAGACAGATGCGGATCTTTTCTACATTCTCAA is drawn from Mesotoga sp. BH458_6_3_2_1 and contains these coding sequences:
- the mazG gene encoding nucleoside triphosphate pyrophosphohydrolase, producing the protein MRRTFEESEWIRLIETMEKLRSPGGCEWDIAQTHKTLRPYLIEEAYEVLDAIDGGNDEELAEELGDILLQVVFHSQIAAERKAFTITDVVRLLIDKLVRRHPHVFSDSKGYSYRQWEEIKAKEKGVDSTESSSIGKINKALPALSLARRVQENASVVGFDWDEISGPRNKVNEEIEELDCAIKGKDKKKIEEEVGDLLFTIANLSRFLDVDPELALKRSTEKFVNRFRDMESHIEKYGLEIESMTIDELNHLWEKAKEGTN